From the genome of Chania multitudinisentens RB-25, one region includes:
- the deoA gene encoding thymidine phosphorylase, with translation MFLAQEIIRKKRDGQPLSEAEIRFFINGVRDNVVSEGQIAALAMTIYFHDMTMPERVALTMAMRDSGTVLDWKSLQLNGPIVDKHSTGGVGDVTSLMLGPMVAACGGYVPMISGRGLGHTGGTLDKLEAIPGFNIFPDDNAFRKIIQEVGVAIIGQTNSLAPADKRFYATRDITATVDSIPLITASILAKKLAEGLDALVMDVKVGSGAFMPTYALSAELAQAIVAVANGAGCKTTALLTDMNQVLASSAGNALEVREAVRFLTGEYRNPRLLDVTLALCVEMLLSGGLAADDTEARAKLQAVLDNGKAAEVFGRMVAAQQGPVDFIERYDSYLPVATLSKPVYAEQPGTLIAVDTRALGMAVVSLGGGRRRASDSIDYSVGLTEVVRLGGSVDHQRPLALIHANNEESWQQAADAVRSAMILGDKAPAATPMVYQRITQ, from the coding sequence TTGTTCCTGGCGCAAGAAATAATCCGTAAAAAACGAGACGGCCAACCACTGAGTGAAGCGGAAATTCGTTTTTTCATCAATGGGGTGCGTGACAATGTGGTTTCCGAAGGGCAGATTGCTGCGCTGGCGATGACCATTTATTTTCATGACATGACCATGCCGGAACGCGTAGCGCTGACCATGGCGATGCGGGATTCCGGCACGGTGCTCGATTGGAAAAGCCTGCAACTGAATGGCCCGATTGTTGACAAACACTCCACCGGTGGCGTGGGTGATGTCACTTCGCTGATGCTTGGCCCGATGGTGGCGGCCTGTGGTGGCTATGTGCCGATGATTTCTGGCCGTGGTCTGGGGCACACCGGTGGCACCTTGGATAAGCTGGAAGCTATTCCGGGCTTCAATATTTTCCCCGACGACAATGCGTTCCGTAAAATTATCCAAGAGGTGGGAGTGGCCATTATCGGCCAGACCAACTCGTTAGCCCCGGCGGATAAACGTTTTTATGCCACGCGTGACATTACCGCAACCGTTGATTCTATCCCGTTGATCACTGCCTCTATACTGGCGAAAAAACTGGCGGAAGGATTGGATGCGTTGGTGATGGACGTCAAAGTAGGATCGGGTGCTTTTATGCCAACTTATGCGTTGTCGGCAGAGTTGGCGCAGGCGATAGTTGCGGTGGCGAATGGTGCGGGGTGTAAAACCACGGCGTTATTGACCGATATGAACCAGGTGCTGGCGTCCAGCGCGGGTAACGCGCTAGAAGTCCGCGAAGCGGTACGCTTCCTGACCGGTGAATATCGCAACCCGCGTTTGCTGGACGTTACCCTGGCGTTGTGCGTGGAAATGCTACTTTCTGGTGGTTTGGCCGCTGATGACACAGAGGCCCGAGCCAAGCTACAGGCCGTTTTGGATAATGGCAAAGCGGCAGAGGTTTTTGGCCGTATGGTGGCAGCGCAGCAGGGGCCGGTTGATTTTATTGAGCGTTACGACAGTTATCTGCCGGTAGCAACCTTGAGTAAACCGGTGTACGCCGAGCAACCGGGTACGCTTATCGCGGTGGATACCCGTGCGCTGGGGATGGCAGTGGTTTCATTGGGCGGTGGCCGCCGCCGGGCGTCCGACAGTATTGATTACAGCGTCGGCCTGACGGAGGTGGTGCGTTTGGGGGGATCAGTTGATCATCAACGCCCGCTGGCGCTGATTCACGCCAACAATGAAGAGAGCTGGCAGCAGGCGGCAGATGCGGTGCGCAGTGCGATGATACTGGGCGATAAAGCCCCGGCTGCGACGCCGATGGTGTATCAGCGCATTACGCAATAA
- the deoC gene encoding deoxyribose-phosphate aldolase, with amino-acid sequence MSELIAAAQRALNLMDLTTLNDDDTDEKVIALCRQANSPAGQTAAVCIYPRFIPIARKTLREQGTPGIRIATVTNFPHGNDDIDIALAETRAAIAYGADEVDVVFPYRALIAGNDKVGFELVKQCKQACAAANVLLKVIIETGELKQAELIRQASEIAIRAGADFIKTSTGKVPVNATLASAELMMTVIRDLGVSNTVGFKPAGGVRTAEEAQQYLQLAERILGAGWADARHFRFGASSLLASLLTTLGHSTQVAHNGY; translated from the coding sequence ATGAGCGAATTAATCGCAGCAGCGCAACGTGCGCTGAACCTGATGGATTTAACCACGCTGAATGATGATGACACCGACGAGAAAGTGATCGCGTTGTGTCGCCAGGCAAACAGTCCGGCAGGCCAGACCGCCGCCGTTTGTATTTATCCACGTTTTATCCCGATTGCGCGTAAAACGCTGCGCGAACAGGGGACGCCGGGCATCCGTATTGCAACCGTGACCAATTTCCCGCATGGCAATGACGACATCGACATCGCGCTGGCAGAAACCCGTGCGGCAATCGCCTACGGCGCTGACGAGGTTGATGTGGTTTTCCCTTATCGTGCTTTGATCGCTGGTAACGATAAGGTGGGTTTTGAACTGGTGAAACAGTGTAAACAGGCCTGTGCTGCGGCTAACGTGTTACTGAAAGTGATCATTGAAACCGGTGAGCTAAAACAGGCAGAGCTTATCCGTCAAGCCTCTGAAATCGCCATTCGTGCCGGGGCTGACTTTATCAAAACCTCAACGGGTAAAGTGCCGGTTAATGCCACACTGGCAAGCGCCGAACTGATGATGACGGTGATTCGTGATCTGGGCGTGAGCAACACCGTGGGCTTTAAGCCAGCGGGTGGGGTACGCACTGCGGAAGAAGCACAGCAATATCTGCAACTTGCCGAGCGTATTCTGGGGGCCGGCTGGGCCGATGCACGCCACTTCCGTTTTGGCGCTTCAAGCCTCTTGGCCAGCCTGTTAACGACGCTGGGCCATAGCACTCAAGTGGCTCATAACGGTTACTGA
- a CDS encoding NupC/NupG family nucleoside CNT transporter, with amino-acid sequence MQLIMSLVGMVVLIAMAVLLSSNRRAIKLRTVLGAFAIQVAIGALVLYVPVGRHILGGMSEGVANVIAYGNQGVSFIFGGLVSDKMFEVFGGGGFVFALRVLPVIVFFSSLIAVLYYLGIMQLVIKVLGGGLQKLLGTSRTESLSATANIFVGQTEAPLVVRPYIATMTQSELFAVMCGGLASVAGSVLAGYAQMGVPLEYLIAASFMAAPGGLLFAKLMVPETEKTHDKDDVMKLIAEEDRPANVIDAAASGAASGMQLAMNVGAMLLAFIALIALLNGMLGGIGGWFDFPQLSLELILGWVFSPLAFLIGVPWHEAMIAGSFIGQKVIVNEFVAYMSFSAHLRPDDVVAAEGLQVLSQHTKAIISFALCGFANLSSVAILLGGLGSMAPNRRHDIARFGLKAVAAGTLSNLMSATIAGFFLAL; translated from the coding sequence ATGCAACTCATCATGAGCTTGGTTGGTATGGTGGTATTGATCGCCATGGCTGTGCTGCTTTCCAGCAATCGACGTGCAATTAAATTGCGCACCGTGCTCGGTGCATTCGCCATCCAGGTTGCCATTGGCGCTTTGGTACTGTACGTGCCTGTTGGCCGCCATATTCTTGGTGGCATGTCCGAAGGCGTGGCCAACGTCATTGCATACGGCAATCAGGGCGTTTCCTTCATCTTCGGTGGCTTGGTCTCCGATAAAATGTTTGAGGTGTTCGGCGGCGGCGGTTTTGTGTTCGCGCTGCGCGTACTGCCGGTGATTGTGTTTTTCTCCTCACTGATTGCGGTGCTGTATTACCTGGGCATTATGCAATTGGTGATTAAAGTGCTCGGTGGCGGCTTGCAGAAACTGCTGGGCACGTCGCGTACCGAATCGCTATCAGCAACGGCCAATATTTTCGTGGGCCAGACCGAGGCTCCCTTGGTGGTACGGCCTTATATCGCCACCATGACCCAGTCTGAACTGTTTGCCGTGATGTGCGGTGGCTTGGCTTCCGTAGCTGGTTCAGTGCTGGCGGGATATGCCCAGATGGGCGTGCCGCTGGAATATCTGATTGCCGCATCCTTTATGGCCGCACCGGGGGGTTTGCTGTTTGCCAAGCTGATGGTGCCGGAAACGGAGAAAACTCACGATAAAGACGATGTGATGAAACTGATCGCAGAAGAAGATCGCCCGGCCAACGTTATTGATGCGGCAGCCTCAGGAGCTGCATCGGGTATGCAACTGGCGATGAACGTAGGGGCAATGCTGCTGGCGTTTATTGCCCTGATCGCTTTGTTGAACGGCATGCTGGGGGGGATTGGTGGCTGGTTTGATTTTCCGCAATTGTCGTTGGAATTGATACTGGGCTGGGTTTTCTCCCCGCTCGCTTTTCTGATTGGCGTGCCGTGGCATGAGGCGATGATAGCGGGGTCGTTTATCGGCCAGAAAGTGATCGTCAATGAATTTGTGGCCTATATGAGCTTTAGCGCCCATCTGCGCCCGGATGATGTGGTGGCAGCAGAGGGATTGCAGGTTTTGTCACAGCACACCAAGGCAATTATCTCCTTTGCACTGTGCGGTTTTGCCAACTTGTCCTCCGTAGCCATTTTACTGGGGGGGTTGGGGAGTATGGCACCGAACCGTCGGCATGATATTGCGCGCTTTGGCTTAAAAGCGGTGGCTGCTGGTACGCTTTCTAACCTGATGAGTGCCACCATCGCCGGGTTCTTCTTGGCGCTGTAA
- a CDS encoding TatD family hydrolase translates to MNYVFTDTHCHFDFPPFTGYEDESLRLAAQAGVQRIIVPAVTAERFALVLQLAQEHAPVFAALGLHPLYIAQHHEAQLEQLVNVLANPPAKLVAVGEIGLDLYMENPQFDRQQALLKQQLALAKRHDLPVILHSRRSHDQLAAILRRAAVTRCGVVHGFAGSLAQAQAFIRLGYYIGVGGTISYERAQKTRSVMAQLPLASLLLETDAPDMPLAGYQGQPNRPERAAEVFQALCGLRPESPDEIAHHLHQNTQSLFALLSNMGN, encoded by the coding sequence GTGAACTACGTTTTTACTGATACTCACTGCCATTTTGATTTTCCGCCATTTACAGGTTATGAGGATGAAAGCCTGCGGTTGGCTGCGCAAGCCGGTGTGCAACGTATCATTGTGCCTGCGGTAACGGCGGAGCGGTTTGCTTTGGTGTTGCAGTTGGCGCAGGAGCATGCGCCGGTGTTTGCCGCTTTGGGACTACATCCGTTGTATATCGCACAGCACCATGAGGCTCAGCTTGAGCAGTTGGTGAACGTGCTCGCCAACCCGCCAGCAAAATTAGTGGCAGTAGGGGAGATCGGGCTGGATCTGTATATGGAAAATCCCCAATTTGATCGCCAGCAGGCGTTGCTGAAACAGCAGTTGGCTTTGGCAAAACGCCATGATTTGCCCGTGATCCTGCATTCTCGCCGCAGCCACGATCAACTGGCGGCGATACTGCGCCGTGCCGCGGTTACGCGCTGTGGCGTGGTGCATGGTTTTGCGGGCAGCCTGGCACAGGCGCAGGCGTTTATTCGCTTGGGGTATTACATTGGAGTGGGTGGCACCATCAGTTATGAACGTGCCCAGAAAACCCGCAGCGTGATGGCGCAGCTACCTCTTGCGTCCTTACTGCTGGAAACCGATGCACCGGACATGCCGTTGGCGGGCTATCAGGGGCAACCGAATCGCCCTGAACGGGCTGCCGAGGTTTTTCAGGCGCTTTGTGGGTTACGGCCTGAATCGCCTGATGAAATAGCTCACCATCTGCATCAAAACACACAATCTCTGTTTGCATTACTCTCAAATATGGGTAATTAA
- a CDS encoding CsbD family protein, which yields MNSDIILGRWKQLKGQIWQAWAELSGSDCAWLSGSNDCLSGVLQEYYGREQEAVSSKKQPH from the coding sequence ATGAATAGCGATATTATTCTCGGCCGCTGGAAACAGCTGAAAGGCCAGATTTGGCAGGCTTGGGCGGAGCTTTCCGGCAGCGATTGTGCCTGGTTGTCGGGGAGTAATGATTGCCTCTCTGGCGTATTGCAAGAGTATTATGGAAGAGAGCAAGAAGCGGTATCCTCGAAGAAACAGCCACATTGA
- a CDS encoding DUF1328 domain-containing protein — MFRWGIIFLIIALIAAALGFGSLAGTAAWAAKVVFVVGIILFLCSLFTGRRRP, encoded by the coding sequence ATGTTTCGTTGGGGCATTATCTTTCTAATTATTGCCTTGATCGCCGCGGCGCTGGGTTTTGGTTCATTGGCCGGAACCGCCGCTTGGGCAGCCAAAGTGGTGTTCGTTGTGGGGATCATTCTGTTTCTGTGCAGCCTGTTTACTGGCCGCCGGCGTCCTTAA
- the osmY gene encoding molecular chaperone OsmY, which yields MKNTKFVHSLMAIVLGSVLVSGSALAQNSLLNQASSVAESTGAKIDSSMKKVDNYMDDSAITAKVKGVLVDDKTIKSTDISVVTEKGVVTLSGFVGSQAQAKHAVAVTSQVEGVKSVSDKLHVKDEATQSVTAYAGDAVTTSELKAKLLADDIVPSRDVKVATTDGVVQLSGTVQTQAQSERAESIAKTLNGVKSVKNDLTVTP from the coding sequence ATGAAAAATACCAAATTTGTACATTCGCTGATGGCTATCGTTTTGGGTTCTGTTCTGGTGAGTGGTAGTGCGCTGGCGCAAAATTCGCTGCTCAATCAGGCATCTAGCGTTGCTGAAAGTACGGGTGCCAAAATCGATAGCTCGATGAAAAAAGTTGATAACTACATGGATGACAGTGCGATAACCGCCAAAGTCAAAGGTGTGCTGGTTGATGATAAAACCATTAAAAGCACCGATATCTCGGTTGTGACTGAGAAAGGCGTGGTCACACTCAGTGGTTTCGTTGGTAGCCAGGCGCAGGCCAAGCATGCCGTTGCGGTTACCAGTCAGGTGGAGGGGGTTAAATCTGTCAGTGATAAGCTGCACGTGAAAGATGAAGCCACGCAGTCAGTAACGGCTTACGCTGGCGATGCCGTCACCACCAGTGAGCTGAAAGCCAAGCTGCTGGCTGATGACATTGTGCCTTCGCGCGACGTGAAAGTAGCAACCACCGATGGTGTCGTACAGCTTTCCGGTACGGTGCAAACCCAGGCTCAGTCTGAGCGGGCAGAAAGTATTGCTAAAACCCTGAATGGTGTGAAAAGCGTCAAGAACGATCTGACAGTCACACCATAA
- the prfC gene encoding peptide chain release factor 3 — protein MSPSEFAREVSKRRTFAIISHPDAGKTTITEKVLLFGQAIQTAGTVKGRGSSQHAKSDWMEMEKQRGISITTSVMQFPYRECLVNLLDTPGHEDFSEDTYRTLTAVDCCLMVIDAAKGVEDRTRKLMEVTRLRDTPILTFMNKLDRDIRDPMEVMDEVERELKIACSPITWPIGCGKLFKGVYHLYKDETYLYQTGKGHTIQEVRIVKGLDNPALDAAVGEDLAAQLREELELVQGASHEFEQEAFLAGELTPVFFGTALGNFGVDHMLDGLVAWAPAPMPRNTNTRAVVAAEEKFTGFVFKIQANMDPKHRDRVAFMRVVSGKYDKGMKLRQVRTGKDVVISDALTFMAGDRSHVEEAYPGDIIGLHNHGTIQIGDTFTQGEDMKFTGIPNFAPELFRRIRLRDPLKQKQLLKGLVQLSEEGAVQVFRPIANNDLIVGAVGVLQFDVVVARLKTEYNVEALYESVNVSTARWVECDDVKKFEEFKRKNELNLALDGGDNLSYIAPTMVNLNLTQERYPDVVFRKTREH, from the coding sequence ATGTCTCCTAGTGAATTCGCCCGCGAAGTCTCAAAAAGAAGAACTTTCGCCATCATTTCGCATCCCGATGCCGGTAAAACCACCATTACTGAAAAGGTGTTGCTGTTCGGGCAGGCTATCCAGACCGCCGGTACGGTAAAAGGCCGAGGTTCCAGTCAACATGCCAAGTCTGACTGGATGGAGATGGAAAAACAGCGTGGTATTTCGATCACCACCTCGGTAATGCAGTTCCCGTACCGTGAGTGCCTGGTCAACCTGCTGGATACCCCCGGGCACGAGGATTTCTCTGAGGACACCTATCGTACCCTGACTGCGGTGGACTGCTGCCTGATGGTGATCGATGCCGCAAAAGGCGTTGAGGATCGCACCCGCAAGCTGATGGAAGTCACCCGTCTGCGCGATACGCCGATCCTGACCTTTATGAACAAACTTGACCGTGACATCCGCGATCCGATGGAAGTGATGGATGAAGTTGAGCGCGAACTGAAAATCGCCTGTTCGCCAATCACCTGGCCGATTGGCTGCGGTAAGCTGTTTAAAGGGGTTTATCACCTCTATAAAGATGAAACCTATCTGTATCAGACCGGTAAAGGCCACACCATTCAGGAAGTGCGGATTGTCAAAGGGTTGGACAACCCGGCTCTGGACGCAGCCGTGGGTGAAGATCTGGCTGCGCAACTGCGTGAAGAGTTGGAGCTGGTGCAAGGGGCTTCCCATGAGTTTGAACAGGAGGCTTTCCTGGCCGGTGAATTGACCCCGGTATTCTTTGGTACCGCATTGGGTAACTTTGGTGTCGACCATATGCTGGATGGGTTAGTCGCCTGGGCTCCGGCGCCTATGCCGCGTAACACCAATACCCGTGCCGTGGTGGCCGCAGAAGAGAAATTTACCGGCTTCGTGTTCAAAATCCAGGCCAATATGGACCCGAAACACCGCGATCGCGTGGCGTTTATGCGAGTGGTATCCGGCAAGTATGACAAAGGTATGAAACTGCGCCAGGTGCGAACGGGCAAAGACGTGGTGATTTCTGACGCACTGACCTTTATGGCGGGCGACCGTTCTCATGTGGAAGAAGCCTACCCTGGCGATATTATCGGTTTGCATAACCATGGCACCATCCAGATTGGCGACACTTTTACTCAGGGTGAAGACATGAAGTTCACCGGTATTCCCAACTTTGCCCCTGAACTGTTCCGCCGCATCCGCCTGCGCGATCCACTTAAACAGAAACAGTTGCTGAAAGGGCTGGTGCAACTTTCGGAAGAAGGGGCCGTGCAGGTGTTCCGCCCGATTGCTAACAACGATCTGATCGTGGGCGCCGTGGGGGTGTTGCAGTTTGACGTGGTAGTGGCGCGCTTGAAAACGGAATACAACGTGGAAGCGCTGTATGAGTCGGTGAACGTTTCCACCGCCCGCTGGGTGGAGTGTGACGATGTGAAGAAATTCGAAGAATTCAAGCGCAAGAACGAGCTGAATCTGGCGTTGGACGGTGGTGATAATCTGTCGTATATCGCACCAACCATGGTGAACCTCAATCTGACGCAGGAGCGTTATCCTGACGTCGTGTTCCGTAAAACCCGCGAACATTAA
- the rimI gene encoding ribosomal protein S18-alanine N-acetyltransferase: MNNISPLTAADLATAFKIEHASHAFPWTEATFASNQGERYLNLKLEAEGQMAGFAITQVVLDEATLFNIAIHPNWQRRGFGRRLLTALVEQLETRGIVTLWLEVRASNRGAIALYEDLGFNEVTVRRNYYPAAHGREDAIVMALPLG; encoded by the coding sequence ATGAACAACATTTCACCCCTGACAGCGGCCGATTTGGCCACAGCCTTCAAGATTGAACACGCCAGCCACGCTTTTCCTTGGACGGAGGCAACATTCGCCAGCAATCAGGGTGAGCGTTACCTTAACCTGAAGCTGGAAGCCGAGGGGCAGATGGCAGGCTTTGCCATTACTCAGGTGGTGCTGGATGAAGCCACGCTGTTTAACATAGCTATTCACCCAAACTGGCAGCGCCGGGGCTTTGGCCGCAGGTTATTAACCGCGCTGGTTGAACAGTTGGAAACGCGCGGCATCGTCACGCTGTGGCTGGAAGTGCGCGCCTCCAACCGTGGGGCAATCGCGTTATACGAAGATCTCGGGTTTAACGAAGTTACGGTGCGCCGCAACTATTATCCAGCCGCCCATGGTCGCGAAGATGCCATCGTGATGGCGCTGCCGCTGGGGTAG
- a CDS encoding DNA polymerase III subunit psi produces the protein MASRRDELLQQLGITQWILRRPAVLRGEIAVSLPPDVRLLVIAQVLPDRHDPLFCDVLHSLGLTPGQTYGLTPDQVVMLPADTACNSWRLGIAEPLALAGAQLYSPALAELSQDASAKRALWQQICHYYEQHFTPDSGRFGHSLQD, from the coding sequence ATGGCATCAAGACGCGACGAGTTGTTACAACAGTTGGGGATTACGCAATGGATATTGCGCCGCCCAGCTGTGTTGCGCGGAGAAATTGCGGTTAGCCTGCCGCCAGACGTGCGTTTGCTGGTGATCGCGCAGGTATTGCCCGACCGGCACGATCCGCTCTTCTGCGATGTATTGCACAGCTTAGGGCTGACGCCGGGACAAACTTACGGCCTGACGCCAGATCAAGTGGTGATGCTGCCGGCTGATACTGCGTGTAACAGTTGGCGGCTCGGTATTGCAGAACCACTGGCGCTGGCGGGGGCTCAATTATACAGCCCGGCGTTGGCCGAGCTTTCTCAAGATGCGAGTGCCAAACGCGCACTCTGGCAGCAGATTTGTCATTATTATGAACAACATTTCACCCCTGACAGCGGCCGATTTGGCCACAGCCTTCAAGATTGA
- the rsmC gene encoding 16S rRNA (guanine(1207)-N(2))-methyltransferase RsmC, whose translation MSALTPASEVMLRHSDEFIERRVLFAGDLQDTLPAQFEAADVRVHTQQYHHWQLLNRTMGEKAQFGLTVDPTFIAGCDTLVYYWPKSKQEAQFQLCNLLSLLPVGAEIFVVGENRSGVRSAEQTVEGHVALAKIDSARRCGLYHGRVDAQTEFALADWWESYQLHDLEVQTLPGVFSRDGLDVGSSLLLSTLEKHMKGKVLDVGCGAGVMASVIAKLSPKVKLTLSDVSAAAVESSRATLAANGIEGEVIVSNVYSDITGRFDMIVSNPPFHDGLATSLTAAETLIRGAVKHLPVGGQLRIVANAFLPYPDLLDATFGSHEVLAQNGRFKVYQATVGRPARTPKKK comes from the coding sequence ATGTCTGCATTAACCCCCGCCAGTGAAGTGATGCTGCGCCACAGTGATGAATTTATTGAACGCCGCGTACTGTTTGCGGGCGATCTACAGGATACTCTACCGGCCCAATTCGAGGCCGCAGACGTGCGTGTCCATACCCAGCAATACCATCACTGGCAGTTACTGAACCGGACGATGGGTGAGAAGGCACAATTTGGTCTAACGGTCGATCCCACTTTTATTGCTGGCTGCGATACGCTGGTGTATTACTGGCCGAAAAGTAAGCAAGAAGCGCAGTTCCAACTGTGTAATTTGTTGTCTCTGCTGCCGGTAGGAGCAGAAATCTTTGTCGTCGGCGAAAACCGCAGCGGTGTGCGTAGCGCGGAACAAACCGTGGAAGGCCACGTTGCCTTGGCAAAAATCGACAGCGCCCGCCGCTGTGGCCTGTATCATGGCCGCGTAGATGCCCAGACCGAATTTGCGCTGGCAGACTGGTGGGAAAGCTACCAGTTGCACGATCTGGAAGTCCAAACGCTGCCGGGTGTCTTTAGCCGCGACGGCCTGGACGTAGGCAGCTCATTGCTGCTTTCCACGCTGGAAAAACACATGAAAGGCAAAGTGCTGGATGTGGGCTGCGGTGCCGGTGTGATGGCTTCGGTGATCGCCAAACTGTCGCCGAAAGTAAAACTGACCCTGAGCGACGTTAGTGCCGCCGCGGTGGAGTCGAGCCGCGCGACGCTTGCCGCTAACGGTATTGAAGGTGAAGTGATCGTCAGTAACGTCTATTCCGACATTACTGGCCGTTTCGACATGATCGTTTCCAACCCGCCGTTCCATGATGGCCTGGCCACCAGCCTGACCGCCGCAGAAACCCTGATCCGCGGCGCAGTAAAGCATCTGCCTGTTGGCGGCCAACTGCGCATCGTGGCAAACGCCTTTTTGCCGTACCCAGACCTGCTAGACGCTACTTTTGGCAGCCACGAAGTGCTGGCGCAAAATGGCCGCTTCAAAGTCTATCAAGCTACCGTTGGCCGCCCAGCGCGTACCCCGAAGAAGAAATAA
- a CDS encoding aldo/keto reductase, whose product MQQRQLGSNGPIVSALGLGCMGMSDFYPTGSDEKEAFATLHRALELGVTLLDTADMYGPHTNEQLVGKAIKGKRDSVFLATKFGIVRDPADPNARGVSSKPEYIRRSVEGSLQRLGVDTIDLYYQHRVDPLVPIEEVVGTMADLIKEGKIRYIGLSEASVATLERAHKVHPITALQTEYSLWSRDAEQGQLAACERLGIGFVAYSPLGRGFLTGAIQQLDDLAEDDFRRGNPRFQGENFAKNLELVSKVSDLAKQKGVAPSQLALAWVMAQGEHIVPIPGTKRRRYLEENVAAADITLSAPELAAIEAVFPFSVAAGARYTQIGMAHLNG is encoded by the coding sequence ATGCAACAACGTCAATTAGGTTCCAATGGCCCTATCGTCTCGGCACTGGGGTTGGGCTGCATGGGCATGAGCGATTTCTATCCCACTGGCAGCGATGAAAAAGAGGCGTTCGCTACGCTGCACCGGGCGTTGGAACTGGGGGTTACGCTGCTGGATACCGCCGACATGTACGGCCCACACACCAATGAACAACTGGTGGGTAAAGCGATTAAAGGCAAGCGCGATAGCGTATTTTTGGCAACCAAGTTCGGTATTGTGCGCGATCCGGCCGATCCGAATGCCCGTGGTGTGAGCAGCAAACCGGAATATATTCGCCGTTCGGTGGAAGGCAGCCTGCAACGTTTGGGGGTGGACACTATCGATCTTTACTATCAACACCGTGTCGATCCCCTAGTGCCGATTGAAGAGGTGGTGGGTACGATGGCGGATTTGATCAAAGAAGGGAAAATCCGCTATATCGGGCTGAGCGAGGCTTCGGTGGCTACATTGGAACGGGCGCATAAAGTGCACCCTATCACTGCGTTGCAGACTGAATATTCCTTGTGGAGCAGAGATGCAGAACAGGGCCAACTGGCTGCCTGTGAACGTTTGGGGATTGGTTTTGTGGCCTACAGTCCGCTGGGGCGTGGTTTCTTGACCGGGGCGATTCAGCAGTTGGATGATTTGGCTGAGGATGATTTTCGCCGTGGTAACCCGCGTTTTCAGGGAGAGAACTTTGCGAAAAACCTGGAACTGGTCAGCAAAGTCAGCGACTTGGCTAAACAGAAAGGGGTTGCGCCTTCACAACTGGCATTGGCGTGGGTGATGGCACAAGGGGAGCACATTGTACCGATCCCAGGCACCAAGCGCCGGCGTTATCTGGAAGAGAACGTTGCGGCGGCGGATATCACGCTGAGCGCACCGGAATTAGCGGCTATTGAAGCGGTATTCCCGTTCTCTGTGGCGGCAGGAGCACGCTATACGCAGATCGGCATGGCTCATCTCAATGGGTAA